AAAGCGTTGCGGCAATATCAGTGGCTGATAGCGTTGTTGGTTGGTCAAAAACTGCTCTTTGGCTGTCATGAGCGCCTCATCGGTTTGTGGTCACGCCAACTACTCCTATAGAGTTGTTTTTATTTGTGTTTTTATGATGCCGACAGTGGGTACTGCCATCTTTCACATTTGGACGGCATTGTAATAACGATTGGACGATAATAGAATATCAGGTAGCCGAATTACAACTCCTGTTTAGCCGGAAGTCCATTTATGTACCCTCGTTATTCTGAACTCCACGTCAAAGAAGCGCTGAGCGACACGCCCGTCGTGTTTATCATGGGGCCCCGTCAGACCGGTAAAACCACCCTGGTGAAGACCTTGATGGATGAAATGGGGGCCGAGCAATGGACCTACATCACCTTGGATGACCAGGCCCAGTTTGAGATTGCCCAAGCCGATCCGGTGGGCTTTATTCGCAACCTGCCAGCCACCCGCATTGCCCTGGACGAAGTGCAACGCCTGCCGGAGTTGTTCGTATCCATCAAGCAGGCAGTGGACGAACAGCGTACACCCGGTCGATTTCTGCTGACGGGCTCCGCCAATGCCTTGTTACTGCCGAGGCTCTCCGACTCTCTGGCGGGCCGGATGGAATCGGTGCGCTTGATGACGCTCTCGGAGTGTGAGATCCAGGGGCAGCAACCGACATTTCTCTCTAAGCTGTTGAACCGGGAAGCTCCTTCAACCCAGTCCATCCGTGTTAGGGAGCACATCCTGAACCGATTGGTCACCGGTTGTTTTCCGGAGCCGCTACAGCGCGCCAGTGAACGACGCTCCCAGGCCTGGTATCAGCAATACCTGAGCACTCTGGTGCAACGGGATATTCGTGATCTGACCCACATTGATCATCCGGATTTAATGGGCAAGTTGCTCAAGCTCACCGCCTTTTACGCCGGTAAACTGGTCAATCTCACCGAATTGGGGGGCAAACTGGGACTGGATCGGCTGACCATCAAAAAATATATGGCACTGTTGGAGCAATTGTTTCTGGTGGAGCAATTGCCCGCCTGGCATTCCAACGAATATAAACGGCTGGTGAAGACACCCAAACTGCATTCCGTCGATACTGGCCTGATGTGCGCCGTGCGAGGCCTCAACCGGGACCGTCTGCTCAAACAACCGGGAGATTTTGGTCTGCTGTTGGAAACCTTCGTTTATAACGAATTGCGCAAGCAAGCGGTTTGG
This genomic stretch from Ketobacter sp. MCCC 1A13808 harbors:
- a CDS encoding ATP-binding protein; protein product: MYPRYSELHVKEALSDTPVVFIMGPRQTGKTTLVKTLMDEMGAEQWTYITLDDQAQFEIAQADPVGFIRNLPATRIALDEVQRLPELFVSIKQAVDEQRTPGRFLLTGSANALLLPRLSDSLAGRMESVRLMTLSECEIQGQQPTFLSKLLNREAPSTQSIRVREHILNRLVTGCFPEPLQRASERRSQAWYQQYLSTLVQRDIRDLTHIDHPDLMGKLLKLTAFYAGKLVNLTELGGKLGLDRLTIKKYMALLEQLFLVEQLPAWHSNEYKRLVKTPKLHSVDTGLMCAVRGLNRDRLLKQPGDFGLLLETFVYNELRKQAVWVDEPLSFYHYRDKDKVEVDVIIENAMGDCFAIEVKAAATLSAKDFTGLKRFQSVAADRFKIGILLYDGDHTTAFGDNLYAVPLGALWA